In Monodelphis domestica isolate mMonDom1 chromosome 4, mMonDom1.pri, whole genome shotgun sequence, one DNA window encodes the following:
- the ARL5A gene encoding ADP-ribosylation factor-like protein 5A, whose protein sequence is MGILFTRIWRLFNHQEHKVIIVGLDNAGKTTILYQFSMNEVVHTSPTIGSNVEEIVVNNTRFLMWDIGGQESLRSSWNTYYTNTEFVIVVVDSTDRERISVTREELYKMLAHEDLRKAGLLIFANKQDVKECMTVAEISQFLKLTSIKDHQWHIQACCALTGEGLCQGLEWMMSRLKIR, encoded by the exons AGCACAAAGTTATCATTGTTGGTCTGGATAATGCAGGGAAAACCACCATTCTTTACCAATT TTCTATGAATGAAGTTGTACATACATCCCCTACTATAGGAAGTAATGTTGAAGAAATAGTAGTTAATAATACACGTTTCCTAATGTGGGATATTGGCGGCCAAGAATCTCTTCGTTCTTCATGGAACACTTACTATACTAACACTGAG tttGTCATAGTTGTTGTGGACAGTACAGACCGAGAGAGGATTTCTGTAACTAGAGAAGAACTCTATAAAATGTTAGCACATGAA GATCTAAGAAAAGCTGGATTGCTGATTTTTGCTAACAAACAAGATGTTAAAGAATGCATGACTGTAGCTGAAATTTCCCAGTTTTTGAAGCTCACTTCAATTAAAGATCACCAGTGGCACATCCAGGCGTGCTGTGCTCTCACTGGTGAGGG attGTGCCAAGGACTTGAATGGATGATGTCACGACTtaagattagatga